GTTTTTATGCATTTGGAAATGCGCAGTCAAAAGAGGCTGCTCCTGTTTACAAACCCTTTGTCAACCAGGCCGGATATAATCTGGGAGAATCGAAACGCTTTGTTTGTTATGGTGCACCCGATGGAACTCCGTTCAAAATAAAAAACAAGAAAAATAATCAAGTTGTTTTTGAAGGAAAAATGTTGAATAATCAGGGGTGGTTTACCAGTCTGAACCCTGTTAGTTCTGGCGATGAATATGTAGTTGAGGTCGATGGACGGGGACAGTCAGTCCCTTTCTGGATTGCTGACCATTTAATGGAAAAAATATCATCTAAACTGGCATATGATTTCTTTGTCGATGTTCGTGGTTATGACGATCTGGACAAATATGATATGTCTAAAGTATATGGTGGCGGTCCATCACGCGATGGTGGTGCGTATGGTTTGGAGGCTGTTTTCGAAGTTTTGCAATATGCGGTTAACCCGGCGCTTTACGACAATTGGAAGACTGAATTGGGAGATAAAAATGTTGCCGACCTAATTGATCTTATTCTCTGGCATGCCGAATTTGCATACAAATTCATTAATTATAACGGTCCAACCGGTTATCGCCATGGTTCGCTTGGTTATGAAGGCCAGCCTCGCATGAATTACGATTATTGGAATACTCTTGATCACCTTGCCGCTGTATGTGCCGCTTATCATTCTTTCCTGAAACCATACCTTTCTGAAGAAAAATATCAGAAATATCGCAAAGCTTGTTTGGACAACTGGGAAAAGTATGATAGGCATAAAGTAGTGCGATATTGGACCTACAGTGTAAAGTGGGTCGATTCAGGATTTCAGGAATTTAATGAGATGGGGAATGCGTTTGGTCAATCTGTTTTCAGTAACCTGTTTATGTATTTGTGCGAGAAAAACGAGAAAGATGGGCATCCCGAAAAATTTCTGAAGTATGCACAGGAAAGCGCTCAGGATATTATTACCAATTGGGATTTTAACAACCCACGCCATATGTGGTGGATCCGTAACGCAGAACATATAACGCCTCAGGCTTTAGCCTGGTTTTTAATGGTTGCTCCTGACCAGGCTCCTGCCGGTACGAAAGAGAAACTGGTCGCATGGGCTAATCACATGAAACAGAAAACCAATAATTTTTGGAAATATCGTATGCACAGCGAAACGGAATGGGCACATCCGAAAACCAAAGAGTTGGGTGGTGCACCTGCATTAGCAGGCTCAATGTTTGCTGTTTCTCATATACTTAATGATCAGTCTTTACGTGACTTGGGTTGGGCTCAAGTTGATTTCGTCTTTGGTGTGAATCCGGTTGGTACACATCTGAGCAATAAAAGTGAGGAAAGAGTGAAAATTGGTGGATATTGGGATGGGGTAGAAGAAGGCTGGCCACAAGCTCATCCCAATGGCTATGGCCGTCTTGGATTAGTTCGAGGTACTTTGGATGGGACACCCTTGGATAACCAGTTTCCTATTGCCAAAAACGTGGAGAAGATTATCGGCCAAAATGAAGGGCAGGTTTTTGGTAAAAATGCTTATGCCACCGAAGGATGGTGCATTTCGAACAGGGGCTGGGAGGCAACCGTGACTTTTGCCACATTGGGAAGCCAACAAATAAAATTGTTTGATGCAGAATCGAAAAACGAAATCTCCCAAGTTAAATCGGGTCAAACCATTACTATTGAATTGAAGGCTGCTTTGAATCAGGATTGGAACAAAATAGATAAAGGTTGGGTGGAAATAAAAAATGGAAATGAATTGCCCCAGAAACTTGAAGTAACAGAAACCGGGGCGAATTCCGGAATTTTTACTGCAAAATATTCTGTTCCAAAAACAAAAAAAGGTACAGAGATCAAAGTCTCTTACGGATATTTGGGTTTGGGTGTTGAATCAGTTTTGATAGTCCATTAAGTAGTTAAGAAAAATTAAGATGGATAAATATTTGTTTTTTTTATTGAGTAGTTTTTTTATTCAATAACCTGCAGTTGATGGTCAATAAAAGCAGGACAATAGTGAATCCACGAAGGAAAAGTTTATAAAGATGTGTCTTATGCATGTAATTCCCAGGCACAGGTCATGGATATTTTTATTCCAAATTTTAATGGTCGTTCCCTGTGGTGGTGTTAATTCATGGTAGTGCTTTTACCTGAAATAAATTAAAAATACAAATAAACTTTACAAAGCAAACGATAAGTGCAAATTTTTCCAGCAGGTGAAAGTCCCTTATGCACCGGGTTGTGCGTATAGCATTATCCTCCAGTTGGTGGAAAGGTGTTTTCACGTGAGGTATGCAATTAAGGAAGCCAAACGGCAAAATCCGGTACTGGCTGTATACGTGCCTGAAGTTTAATGTCAGGCTTACATTTTAATGGAAAGGGATAAGCGCAGCTCGTGTAGGTAATACAATGGCGTGGAGCTTTTTCTATAGGCTAACAGCCTATCGGGGCATTTCGTGCTTTATTTTTCTCCCTTCAATCTCTTAATTTCTTTATCAAAATCAGATTCGTAACTCTTGTCTTGTATTATTCTGTATTTGTCATATTCTTGTTCTGCTTTTAGTTGTGCTTCTAAAGCAGTAATTTTCCCTTT
Above is a genomic segment from Bacteroidota bacterium containing:
- a CDS encoding cellulase N-terminal Ig-like domain-containing protein, whose translation is MKSIRFFLMVICAVCFYAFGNAQSKEAAPVYKPFVNQAGYNLGESKRFVCYGAPDGTPFKIKNKKNNQVVFEGKMLNNQGWFTSLNPVSSGDEYVVEVDGRGQSVPFWIADHLMEKISSKLAYDFFVDVRGYDDLDKYDMSKVYGGGPSRDGGAYGLEAVFEVLQYAVNPALYDNWKTELGDKNVADLIDLILWHAEFAYKFINYNGPTGYRHGSLGYEGQPRMNYDYWNTLDHLAAVCAAYHSFLKPYLSEEKYQKYRKACLDNWEKYDRHKVVRYWTYSVKWVDSGFQEFNEMGNAFGQSVFSNLFMYLCEKNEKDGHPEKFLKYAQESAQDIITNWDFNNPRHMWWIRNAEHITPQALAWFLMVAPDQAPAGTKEKLVAWANHMKQKTNNFWKYRMHSETEWAHPKTKELGGAPALAGSMFAVSHILNDQSLRDLGWAQVDFVFGVNPVGTHLSNKSEERVKIGGYWDGVEEGWPQAHPNGYGRLGLVRGTLDGTPLDNQFPIAKNVEKIIGQNEGQVFGKNAYATEGWCISNRGWEATVTFATLGSQQIKLFDAESKNEISQVKSGQTITIELKAALNQDWNKIDKGWVEIKNGNELPQKLEVTETGANSGIFTAKYSVPKTKKGTEIKVSYGYLGLGVESVLIVH